DNA sequence from the Methylomonas albis genome:
CTCGTCGGCGATACCGGTATCCGGATTAACGGCGGCGATGGAAATCAAATCGCAAAACAATATACTGGGCAATCGGTTCAGTGCAGTGTCGATAATATCTTCGGCATTTAAAGCGGAGAGAATATTGCGGTCGATTTCCGCCATGATAGCGAGAATATCGAACTGGCTGCGCAGGCGGCGCGTCATTTCGTTGAACGAATCCGCCAACTCTTCAAATTCGTCATGGCTATGAATATCTACTCGACATTCCAGATTGCCGTCGGCAACCCGTTGGGTGCCGATTTTTAAGCGTTCGAGCGGCGTTAAATATTTAGCAATCAACCTGCTGCTCAAATACACGACAATCAGCGCGGCCAGCAGAATCACGGGCGGGTAAATCGCGCTGAATTGCTTGATTGCCGCAAACGCCAGCGATTCAGGCTGGCTTTGCACGATGATTAGGTCCGGACCGAAAAATAGCGTAGCGACCGGCAGCTTCCAATACGCACCGAGGTAGGCTTCGCCGTCCCTTTGCCACGAGAAGCGGCCGCTATTGGCTTGTGCGACTTGCGCCCTAAGCTCCGGAGACGGATCGAAATCTTGCTCCAGCGCGAACAATATCTGTAGCGAGTCGGCAGCCATCACCCATAGCAGATTGTTGGGATCGATAGTTTCGGAATTCCATAACAAGTCGGGTTTCAATTCGGCCATCAGGATGCCGGCTTTCGGTGAGTTTTCGACTAGATTGATGGCCATCCACAAACGATTGTCTTCAAGCCGCTGACCACTCACCGGTTTAATCAACGTTTTCCCGATCACAATCTGCGCTAGCTCTTCTGGCGTCAGCGTCGGTATTGCCGTGTTGTCTCGGGATAATGTGGAGGGTTGGCCATCGGCCCGCAGCACCGCCAACCCGGTGAATTGGCCTTGCAGCCATTGTTCGCCGGCCATCGCGACCGGCTTATCACTATTGCTGGATTTATAAATTTTCAAGGCCGCCAGTCGCAGAGAGCTTTCGGCAAACAGCAAACGACTGACCAATCCGTAGGCGTAATCCTTACAACCTCTATGTAATGCCTTGGCAGTCTGCGCTTGCAGCTGCTGCTTCACCTGTTGAAAGGAAAGTACACCCAGAATGACAATAGGAATCAGCGCGGCCAGCACGAAAGAAAACAGAATGCGGCGGGCAACTTTACTACCGCTAAAAGATAGCCTGCTACCCATCGCCGATGGATTACTCAGAAATCAGCGGCCAGACCGACGAAACCACCGTCGCGGGCCAGGATAATATCGTCCAGACTGTCCTTCTGACTAATCTGCTTTTTTGTGACACCATTTTTACCCAGGCTGTACAAATCGTATTTGGTATTGATTGGATTAAGCGCGTGGTCTTTGCGCACTTCGCCGTGAGTGCCCGGCCCACCCTCAATGATATTGAGATAAACATAATCTCTACCCCAAGGGTCCTTACCGTTGTTTGGGAGAACGGAGGTGATGTCGCTAAGTGCATTCGGGTAGCGAAATTCGCGGGTGTAATACCGTTCGATTTCCATTTGGATGCCTATCAGGTAGCTAATGGCAAGATCGTTCTTAGTCTTATCGATATAACCGTTGTAGGCAGGTATCGCAATGGTCGTCAACACCGCCATGATAGCAACCGCCAACAGCATCTCAATCAAGGTAAATCCGTATCCCACCATGTTATTTCTGTACATTTACCAAGATGCCCCGAGAAAATTTGTATCCATGGCTTAGCCAGCCACAAGAATCCAGACGAACATCCCCATGAACAAATCATTCCTCCACAATCGTCAGCTTCCTCATTTTAGCAGGATTGCGCGAGATGTCCGATTATGTGAATTGCCCTAACGCTTGTCATTAGCAAACCCCTTTTGTAATATGCCTTGTTGATAATATTTTTTGATGTCGATATTGTAATCTTGGGCTTTGACGATGCATTTGATAGTCAGCACTTTTCCGTGTTCGTCTAACAACATCTCGGCAAGATTGGTGATTTTCTCGGGGATACGCCGCTTTTGAACATCGAGCAACATGATCACTTTCGGCCTCAGCTTCTGCAATTCATTTACTTCCACCACAATCGCTATGTAACCGTTAGTCATCATGACGATGCTGCCGGGCGGATAAACGCCCAGACATTCTATAAATTTGATCACCAAACGCTCATCCAATTGGGTGCCGGCCATATTTGCCAGGATATTAGTCGCCTCCAGATGGGTCCGACCTTTCTGATACACTCTGTCGCTGGTAATGGCGTCGTACATATCGACTATCGTGACGATCCGGGTAAATAGCGAAATTCCTCTTTCACCGATTTGCCGAGGATAACCCTTACCGTCCAGCGTTTCGTGATGGGTATATGCGGCATCTATAGCACCTGGATACATTTGGTCGCTAGACTTCAACAACTCGTAACCCAATGCGGGATGCGAGCGCATGATTAGCATTTCATCCGGATCCAAACTGCCAGGCTTATTCAGGATGTCCAAAGGCACTAACATTTTACCCATATCGTGCATCATGCCGCATAAGCCGACATTGTTGAGGTTAGCTACGGAAAAGTTCAGGTATCGACCCAAAACAATGGCCAAGGTGCAGACGTTCAAGCTATGTTGCGCTGTGTATTTATCTTTGTTCTTTAATTGATTAAGCCACAAAAAAGCATCCGGCGAATGCAAAATGCTGTTTACGCATTGGGCTACCGCTTCTTTGGCGGCCTTGGTATCGATACCTTCGCCATTGGCGATGCGCTCCATAAAGCTGGATACCAACTGGCCCACTTCGTTGTGGACGTTTTCGGCCCGGCTAAACTCTTTCTCAAACACGCTTAGCTTTGGCGGCGGCGGTTTGCCAAAATCGATATTGCTTTCGTTGAGCAAGCTCTCTTCCAGACCTTTGCTGGCGACGGGGCGTTTTCGTTTTCTGGTGGCATCGATATACACGTACTGACAGACGTCTTTTACCGCACGGATATCCGCTTCGGTTTCCAATTCAAACCCTTGAAATAAAAACGGGCTCTCCAACCAAGGTCTATCCAATTCTATGACATACATACCTATGGTTAACAGGCTAACCGGTGTGTGGACCCGCTGATTAACATCAAAGGAATCGTCTTTCTTCGCCTTATTCTTTAGCTTGCGGCGAAAAGGCCACCAATTCTTATAAAACATACAAATAAAATATCGCTATAAAAGAAAAATACAACATCAGTAACCACGCCTTGGTTAAGAATGTGACTGTAACCGGACACTAAATATAAGGCCCTTAGTAAGACCGTATAGCAAGCCCCCAAAAACCCGACGTTGAGTATAGGGCCTGTAGCCAATTAAGTGTCGCCCCCGTCCGCGTAGAACGACATATTGGTCCTAACAAACGCAAACTAAAGCGAACCAAGAGCGCCCCTGAGCCATGATTAACGGGTAAGTCGCTCGTCAATTCGAGGTGTAAATATAGCCACTCACCCTACCACCCCACAAAAACCCCGCGATTTATGTTGGTTAGATAACAGGCCTTACAAAAAATGTTGCTAATCCGACCATCCAAAAAACAGAAAATATTATTATTAATCGTTTATTTTCAATTACTTATGACTAACCAAAACTTTGGCACGGCCATTGCTCTTATCAGTTTGTTATTAACAACATCCACTCAAGAGGAGAAGATCATGGCGAGATTACGTCAATGTGCTATTTACGGTAAAGGTGGTATTGGTAAATCTACCACCACGCAAAACCTGGTTGCTGGCTTAGCTGAGATCGGCAAAAAAGTAATGATCGTCGGCTGCGACCCTAAAGCCGATTCTACTCGTTTGATCCTGCATGCTAAAGCGCAAAACTCTATCATGCAAATGGCTGCTGACGCTGGCAGCGTAGAAGATTTGGAATTGGAAGATGTATTGAAAGTCGGTTATCGCGACATTAAATGCGTTGAGTCCGGCGGTCCAGAGCCAGGCGTAGGCTGCGCAGGCCGTGGTGTTATTACCGCGATCAACTTCTTGGAAGAAGAAGGCGCTTACACCGAAGACCTAGACTTCGTATTCTACGATGTATTGGGTGACGTTGTATGCGGTGGTTTCGCGATGCCAATTCGTGAAAACAAAGCACAAGAAATTTATATCGTTTGCTCAGGCGAAATGATGGCTATGTACGCTGCCAACAACATCGCTAAAGGTATCGTGAAATATGCTAACTCAGGCGGCGTTCGTTTGGCCGGTTTGATCTGCAACTCACGTCAAACAGCTCGTGAAGACGAACTGATCATGGAATTGGCAGCGAAAATGGGTACACACATGATCCATTTCGTACCACGTGACAACGTTGTACAACGTGCCGAAATCCGTCGTATGACAGTTATCGAGTACGAACCACAAGCTAAACAAGCGCAAGAATACCGCGACTTGGCTACCAAAATCATCAACAACACCAACTTGGTCATCCCAACTCCAATCACTATGGACGAACTGGAAGACCTGTTGATGGAATTTGGTGTCATGGAAGAAGTTGACGAAAGCGTTGTTGGTATCACCGCAGCGGCAGAAGCTTCAGCTTAATCAAGACGTAGGTTGGGCTGGCCATTAAGCCAGTTCAACCTGCTTTCGCATTGTTCCTAACAGGTCTGTGGGGGATTACCCACGACTACCAGGAGGATTACATCATGGCAGCCATGACAAGAGAAGAGACCGAAGCGCTTATTCAAGAAGTGCTGGAAGTCTATCCCGAAAAAGCCAAAGCCGATCGCGCCAAACATCTGGCCGTAAACGATCAAAGCTTGGAAAAATCAAATAAATGCATCACGTCCAACCGTAAATCCTTACCGGGCACAATGACCATTCGTGGTTGCGCTTACGCCGGTTCAAAAGGGGTGGTTTGGGGTCCTATTAAGGACATGATCCATATTTCTCACGGCCCGGTTGGCTGCGGACAATATTCCCGCGCCGGTCGCCGTAACTATTACGTAGGTACTACAGGTGTCAACACCTTCGGTACGATGAACTTTACTTCGGACTTTACCGAAAAAGACATCGTATTCGGTGGCGACAAAAAACTGGCTAAATGTATCGACGAAATCGAATTGTTGTTCCCTCTGAACAAAGGTATCTCGATTCAATCCGAGTGCCCAATTGGTCTGATCGGCGACGATATCGAAGCGGTTTCCAAAGTTAAAAACAAAGAGTACAACAAAACCATCGTGCCAGTACGTTGCGAAGGTTTCCGCGGTGTATCTCAATCTTTGGGTCACCATATAGCCAACGACGCGATTCGCGACTGGGTATTGGAAAACCGTGATGGCGACGAAAGCTTCCCAACGACTCCATACGATGTAGCCGTCATTGGCGACTACAACATCGGCGGCGATGCTTGGGCATCACGTACTTTGTTGGAAGAAATGGGTCTGCGCGTCGTTGCACAATGGTCCGGTGACGGTACCATTGCCGAGATCGAAAAAACGCCAAAAGTGAAGTTGAACCTGATTCACTGCTACCGCTCGATGAACTATATCGCTCGGCACATGGAAGAAAAGTACAACATCCCTTGGATCGAGTACAACTTCTTCGGCCCAACTAAAATCGCCGAGTCTTTGCGCAGAATCGCCGCTCACTTCGATGACACCATCAAAGAAGGTGCAGAACGCGTTATTGCTCGTTACGAGTCTGAATACAACGCGGTCATCGCTAAATACAAACCACGCTTGGAAGGCAAACGCGTGATGTTGTACATCGGCGGCCTGCGTCCTCGCCACGTTATCGGTGCCTACGAAGATTTGGGCATGGAAGTGGTTGGTACCGGTTACGAGTTCGGTCACAACGACGACTACGACCGTACTATCAAGGAAATGGGCAATGCCACCTTGTTGTATGACGACGTAACAGGCTACGAATTTGAAGAATTCGTAAAAAGAGTCCAACCTGACTTGGTCGGCTCCGGCATCAAGGAAAAATATATTTTCCAAAAAATGGGTGTGCCTTTCCGCCAAATGCACTCCTGGGATTACTCAGGCCCTTATCACGGTTACGACGGTTTTGCGATCTTCGCCCGCGATATGGACATGACCATCAACAACCCTTGCTGGAAAAGCTTTAAAGCACCTTGGAAAACCGAGGCTACTGAGAGCGAACCCGTCAAAGCGGTTGCGTAATCCGTAGGGTGGGCACAAGCCCACCTTAATTCCCGGAAAGGTGGGCTTGCGTCCACCTTACCAGGTGCCAAATATCGGTCGGGAGTCATTCCCGGCAAAATCCAATCAACGCCGGACCACAGATTAGTGGCGCGTTAGGAGATTATCATGAGCCAACAAGTCGACAATATTCAACCAAGTTATCCTTTATTCAGAACCGACGAATACAAGGAAAATCTGGCCAATAAACGTGAGCAATACGAAGAACGTCATCCGCAAGATCAAATTGACGAAGTCTTCCAATGGACGACAACTCAGGAATACCAAGATCTAAACTTCCAACGCGAAGCGATCACGGTAAACCCTGCAAAAGCTTGCCAACCGCTGGGCGCTGTCCTTTGCGCACTGGGTTTCGAAAAAACCATGCCTTACGTGCACGGTTCACAAGGCTGCGTCGCTTACTTCCGTACTTACTTCAACCGTCATTTCAAAGAGCCTATTTCTTGCGTGTCCGACTCTATGACTGAAGACGCGGCGGTATTCGGCGGTCAAAAAAATATGTTTGCCGGTTTGGAAAATGCTAAAGCATTGTACAAACCAACCATGATCGCAGTATCGACCACCTGTATGGCTGAAGTTATCGGCGACGACTTGAACGCGTTTATCAACAACGCTAAAAAAGAAGGCCACGTCGATCAAGACTACCCTGTACCATTCGCTCACACCCCTAGCTTCGTTGGTAGCCATACCACAGGTTGGGACAACATGTTCGAAGGCATTGCTCGCTACTTCACCCTTGAAAAAGGTATGATGCCTGAAGGTAAATACGAAGTTGGCAGTAACAACAAAATCAACTTAGTCCCTGGCTTTGAAACCTATTTGGGCAACTTCCGCGTCATTCACCGGATGTTGAACGAAATGGGCGTTGACCACACTTTGTTGAGCGATCCTACTGAAGTTTTGGATACGCCTGCTGATGGCCACTTCAACATGTATGCCGGTGGCACCACAATCGACGAAGTTACAGATGCGCCGAATGCGATTACGACCATTCTGTTGCAACCTTGGCAATTGGAAAAAACCAAAAAATTCGTTGAAAACAGTTGGAAACATGACGCACCTAAGCTAAACATCCCAATGGGCTTGGAGTGGACCGACCAGTTCCTGATGAAAATCTCCGAACTGACCGGCAAACCGATTCCAAAATCGCTGGAAGTGGAACGCGGCCGTTATGTTGACATGATGACTGACTCACACGCTTGGTTACACGGCAAAAAATTCGCCTTGTACGGCGACGCAGACTTTGCTTTAGGTATGACCAAATTCCTGCTGGAAATGGGCGCCGAGGTAACCGATGTGTTGGTCAACCATGCGAACAAACGTTACAAAAAAGCGGTTGAAGAAGTGTTGAAAGCGTCTCCATACGGCCAAACTGCTACAGTACATATTGGTAAGGACTTGTGGCATTTCCGTTCATTGATGTTCACTAACAAACCCGACTTCATGATCGGCAACTCCTACGGTAAATTCATTCAACGCGACACCTTTTACAAAGGCGAAGAGTTCGAAGTTCCATTGATCCGTGTTGGCTTCCCAATCTTTGATCGTCACCATCTACACCGCATGACCACTTTAGGTTACGAAGGCGGCATGTATTTGCTGACCACCATTGTGAATGCCTTGCTGGAACAGTTGGATAAAGAAACCAAAGGCATGGGAACCACCGACTACAACTACGATTTGATCCGTTAATCGTAGGGTGGGCACCGATGGCGGTGCCCACCGCTTCTTAAGCTAGTCAACCACATCGTGTCGGGTTACGGCGCATGGATAGGTAATTGCTCCTGCATTACCTATCCTTCTGCATCCATGCAGTCGTAACCCGACCTACACTTGTCTGGAGAATCCCAATGCCTAGCGTCATGCTCAGGAAACGTGAAGACGGCAAATTGCTGTTCTACATTGCCAAAAAAGACCTGGAAGAAACCATCGAATCCTTAGAGTTCGACACCCCTGACAAATGGGGCGGCGAAGTCGTGTTAGGCGACGGTTCAAAATATTACTTTGAGCCTTTGGATACTCCGCCTAAAATCCCCATGACTTTACAAGCTAAACGTCTATCGGAATTATGAGGCTACCATGACTTTATACATTGTTGCTGACGAATGTATCTCCTGCGGCGATTGCCTACCCGTCTGTCCAACGGACTCAATTAAGGAAGGTGCGATCGTCTTTGAAATCAACAAAAAGACATGCACAGAATGCAATGGCGACTTCGACGAACCACAATGCGTCAAGGTTTGCCCAATCGACAACTGTATTTTGCCTGTAGCGGCGTAACGCCATGAGCCAGTCTACCTTAACCCGGGAACTGGCCCTGCGCATCGGGCTTGCGGCTCGCGCCCTGCCCGATACCCCTCCCAAACTTTTCATATCAGTGTTGCGTGCCTGTACCGGGCCGGTTTTAAACGACAAAAGCTTAGCGGAACTCGGCGAAACCCAGTTTCGACAAGCACTGAACAATTTCGGTATCGCCGCCGATGCTGACAGCATCTGCGAATCGCTGAATATCCTGCAAAATGCCGAGGCCAAAAGGCCGGAAGCCGATAGCCCGCTATTACCCGAAACCGCCAGCTCGATCCGCATTGCTATTGGCAGCGACGATCCGCAAACAGTCAGCGGCCATTTCGGTTCGTGCCGACAGTTTTTGGTCTATCAGATTGCGGCCGACGACGCCCGTCTCATTGATGTGCGTAGCATCGATAGCGAAGCGCAACGACAACATGACGACAAAAATGTTTACCGCGCGGAACTGATAGCCGATTGCCGAGTGCTGTATATTGCCTCTATCGGCGGTCCGGCGGCGGCGAAAATTATCAAATACGGCATTCATCCGGTCAAAGCCGATCAGGGCGAAGCCATAACCCAAATTATCAAGCAGCTGCAAATCGTTTTAGCGCATGCCCCGCCACCGTGGCTCGCCAAATCGATGGGCATCCAGCCCGTGCAACGAATTTGTTTCGAACAGGAATCTTAGCGATGATTAGTCCAGAGCAACTACAAACCATAGCCAACAAAATTAACGGCCACGTCTTGGACGAAACCGTGGTGAGTGGACTGCGCGGCGAATATCCCGGCGTGCATTTCACCTATTGCATGGATGACGACCTGCCTAACAATGAACCCTTATTCGAAGGCGCCGGCTTCAATCTTTATCTGGTCGATGGCCGGGAACATTGTTTACGGATTACCGATAATTACGAGAATGCCTCAGGCATTGTAATAGCAGAAGTTATCCCCGAATAAGGCGATAACATGGCGGAACAAGACAGCCCTGTTACTCTGCCCGTCGCCGATTGCAGCCTCTGCCCATTCCGGGGGAAAACCCTGTTAATGGGCCGCTGCATGCCCGGCGATACTTGCGTGTTCATCAATAGCGGCCGGCAGATCGACCGCTTCTTTCGGGTCAATCCGGCTTATGCCCCGCATTATCTGCAGGACCCGTTCTGGGAACGCCGCGCCATCGCCGTACGCTACGCACCGCTAAAAGCCTTATCGGCGCTGATCACCGACGAAGACGAAGTAGTGCGCCGCGCCGTGGCTTTTCGGCTTCCGGCCCAGCAACTACAGGCCTTGATCGAGGATCCGGACCGCGAAGTACGGATGACGGTCGCTGACCGTATCGATCTGGAACATCTGGAATTGCTGGCTAACGATCCCGACTATATCGTGCGTTTGATGGTAGCCAAACGCCTAGCGCCAGGCCGCTTGTTTCGCTTTATCAAGGATGAGGACCTGCAAGTACGCAAACGCGTTGCCGAAAGGCTGCCGGAAGTCAGCCTGGGGCTGATGGCTGCCGACCATTCACCGGATGTGCGCCGTATCGTCGCGGAACGCATGTCGCCGGATGACGCGACCATGCTACTAAATGACAGCGACTGGGTAGTACGCTACACTGCGGCACTAAAAGTAGATCCGGCCCATTTAGCCGGACTAGCCGACGATCCCGAACCGGATGTCCGCGAACTAGTGCAGCAACGCTTAACTTCAAACTCTACTCCTGAAGCCGATCATGACTGAATCAAGACTCAATCTTGCCGGACAAGACATTACCGATTGTTGTAAAAAAATCATCCCCGGTCAAACCGACGATTTACTGCTCAGCAAACTACAGGCGCTGATCCCCGACCACCCTATCCGTTTGGCATTAACCGGCGATGAATGGTACCGGCTAGGCGGCGTGGTGGATATGGACGGCAAACGCATCGCCAACGATTTAATCGAATGGGTGGAACGCAGCTATCTGGAATGCGGGCAAAACCTGCAAACCCTGATCGATTACACGCTGGAACAAAAGCTGATAGCCACCAAACAGACCGGCAAAACCCTGTATTTTGTGGTTCAGACCGGTACCAAAGCCGAAGACTTTACCTTGATCGAAATCGATAAAACCCACGAAGTGTCGGACCGGATGCTGGTGGATGAAAACAATCCGCCCGACGACCTGGAAGAATTCATCGACCCGTTGCAGCCCTTTTGCATCGAGAGTTTCGGCTTTGGACATTCAAGATATACCTACCGGCGCAAAACCGATGTCAAGCTGTTCATGGAAGTCATCAACGAGCGTCATCCCGGTGAACATCCCGTTCAACGCTTCATGGAAGACTGGAACCGCAGCAGTGCCGGTCAGAAACACAGCATGTCCGAAGACTGGATTATCCGCCCCTACCGGCACACCGGCCGCTTTGGCGAACAAATCGTCAACGTGGAAATCGTCAACACCCACAAAAACAATTTGCCGCATTTGGAAAACTTCGCCGGTAAAAAAGGCAGCGCTTTAAGTAATGTCCTAAGCCGCTTCGACCGCCAGGCCGGCTATCCATTTGCCTGGTACTTCTACATGGTGAAAGGCAAGCTGGTCTCAACCTACAGCGCCGAGTCGGTCTACAAGGACATCTCAGGGGATTTTGCGTATTTGCCGGAGAGGGACGAGGCGGTGTTACGGGATTGGATTTCTACGCCGTATAACGTTTGATTTTTTTGTGTCGCTAACGCGACGGTTGTTTTTATGTCGGGTCTCGGCCCGACAGCCGAGATACTTTTCTTTGCTTGTCCAAAGAAAAGTACCCAAAAGAAAAGACACCCGGATGCCGCTTATTTCCTGCGCTCCTCGCTTTTGAACGGGGTTGCCGAAAGGGGCTTCCTGCCCCTTCGGCAACGTGCGGCATCCCATGCCGCACCCCTAACGGGCTATTCCGTTCAAAAGCTCCGGTGCTCGGCGCGGCATACGGGGGAATTCGTCTCAAAATCGAAGCTCAAACCAATAAGTCAATTTTTAACCTCTTCGTGCTGCCGTTTACTTGCACCCAAACAAAATTGACGAGCAGAAATGATCTCCCGACTAGGCCAACCTTCTAATTCACTTCTAACAGATATTATCCAATTCTGGAAGATTTACAGATCCTATCCAGGCACACACATATTTACTAACCACATCTCTCGTATTGACTAAAAATGACTAGTAGGATAGTCTTTTTGCTTCACCTGGGAGAATGAAATGAACAGCATCGAACCTAAACTAGTCAAGCTAAAAGGACACCTTGAGTCAGCTGCCTTTATGGTAAGCAAGGGCGCTTTAGAGAAGGAAGCTCATTCGGAAATCGTACAAAGTCTTGTCATATTATCCGAAATTGAAGGTATGCTAGCAAACCCCATGGAGGTAGAAGTCTATAAGAAATCAGACATGCGGGAGATAAACAAAGTTAACAGGCGGCTTAAACTTTGGGCAAAGCGACAAAATCAAATAAATTCGAAAATATTAAACGCATTCCTAAAATTAGAACGCTCAGGTGTAACAACAATAACCGAAACTGACATTAGAAATGAACTTCCAGAGGAAAAATCCTTTGAAAGTAATTTTGTGCAGATGAAAATTATCGCAGAAAAGAATCATGGAAAAATCTTCGAACAATACGGCGATAACATAGCCCTCTGGAATCCAGTGATTGCTGGGGTACGTGAGTATGAAAATTTAGTGTTTGAAAAAGCCGTAAGACGCAATTCGTAGGGCGTCAATAGGAGTAGCCGTATTGCGCCATATGTGAGCCTTAAATCATTCGGCGCATTACGCTATCGCTAATGCGCTCCACAAAACCCCATACAAAATAAACTGCGGAGTTGGCACGGGGTTTCTCCCGTATGCCGCGCCGAGCACCGGAGCTTTTATCGAGAATAGCCCGAAGGGGCACCGCATGGATGCGGTGCGTCGGCGGAGGGGCTGGGAAGCCCCTTCTGCCGACCCTCGATAAAAGCTTCGGAGCGCAGGACCAAAGCGGCATCCGGGTGTCTTTTCTTTTGGATACTTTTCTTTGGACAAGCAAAGAAAAGTATCGCGGTTGTCGGTCCGCGAACCGACATTAAAATAGCCGTCGCGCCAGCGACACACAAACATCAAACCCGCGTGGGCACAAAAACCGTGCCCACCCTACGTCGCTTTCTTTTGGCGGAGCAAAAGAAAGTACCTCGGCTGTCGGGCCGAGACCCGACTTCTAAAACAGCAGTCGCGTTAGCGACACATAGTCCCCATCACCACATGGGCCCAAAACCCCATACCCACCAAAAACAAATCTCCCTCAATCACTCGCCGTTTTAAACCGGGCGGTAGCGCCCAATAAGCCAATCACGAAGAAGGCCGTCCCCACCAAGGTAAACCGCAGATTCAGATTATCAATCGCCAAATCATCCGTCGCATACAGCATAAAAATCACCGCAATCCCGCCCCAGGCTAGAAACCGCAACACGGCGGAAATGACGGTTTTGCTCAAAGCTTCCGCTTCGCTGGCCGGCGCGTCCATCCGGTAGGCGACAAAACCGCTGATCAGGGCTGGCATGATTCCCCAGCGCGCATGGTCGAGGAAACTATCCAGGAAATCAAAGTCATCCCGATGATAAAACGTCAGCTCTAGGATGAATGTCGATATGGTGGTACTGACCACGAAGCCGACAAACATCACCGCCATGTAGAAGCCATAATAGTGTTCGGCGGGTTCCTGTTGGTGTCTGAAGGCGATACTCCGCATTACGAACACTAGCGCAATCGGCAATACATAAATCGCCACCGAATACGCTATCCAGCGTAAGGTGGTATAGCTAAAGTGCGCCAGCGGCGTACCCGGAAACAGAAATACATTGTGCAGCGCCACCGACACTTCGCGGCCCAAAATCACGCCAAACGCTGTCGCCGCGGCAAATATCAGCACGTATTTATACGTATGCTTCAAGCGCGCTTCGTGGACATTGCCGCCGAGTTTTTTCACGGTGGTCCACATATCGTCCTCACTGGGACTGCCGAATACTACCGCCGCCGCCAGTAACCGGCAAAGCAGGCCGGTTAGCCGATCCAAATCCTTTAGCAGATTGACGGTTTTGGTGTAATGCGGCTCGGCTTCTTTCCAAACTGCGACTTTTTCCGACATAGCGTTGTAGGAGATACAAATTTCCCCCCATTTCAGCGAGGGCTCGCTGAACAGGCGTCGATATGAAGATTGATCGGCATAATGTTGGATCTGGTCAAACAACAGGCTGTTATGGGCCCATTTATATTCAACCGTCGCGCCGGATTTATCAAAATCGCCCGAGTCTATGCTTTGCACCAATAGCCGATCGGCGATTTGTGCTTTTATTTTATCGTCCGCCGCCGATAGCCGGGATTTGATCAGGGCGTTGTAAACTTCGACGGCTTTGGTCGGAATTGCAAA
Encoded proteins:
- a CDS encoding type IV pilin protein, whose translation is MYRNNMVGYGFTLIEMLLAVAIMAVLTTIAIPAYNGYIDKTKNDLAISYLIGIQMEIERYYTREFRYPNALSDITSVLPNNGKDPWGRDYVYLNIIEGGPGTHGEVRKDHALNPINTKYDLYSLGKNGVTKKQISQKDSLDDIILARDGGFVGLAADF
- a CDS encoding HD-GYP domain-containing protein is translated as MFYKNWWPFRRKLKNKAKKDDSFDVNQRVHTPVSLLTIGMYVIELDRPWLESPFLFQGFELETEADIRAVKDVCQYVYIDATRKRKRPVASKGLEESLLNESNIDFGKPPPPKLSVFEKEFSRAENVHNEVGQLVSSFMERIANGEGIDTKAAKEAVAQCVNSILHSPDAFLWLNQLKNKDKYTAQHSLNVCTLAIVLGRYLNFSVANLNNVGLCGMMHDMGKMLVPLDILNKPGSLDPDEMLIMRSHPALGYELLKSSDQMYPGAIDAAYTHHETLDGKGYPRQIGERGISLFTRIVTIVDMYDAITSDRVYQKGRTHLEATNILANMAGTQLDERLVIKFIECLGVYPPGSIVMMTNGYIAIVVEVNELQKLRPKVIMLLDVQKRRIPEKITNLAEMLLDEHGKVLTIKCIVKAQDYNIDIKKYYQQGILQKGFANDKR
- the nifH gene encoding nitrogenase iron protein, which translates into the protein MARLRQCAIYGKGGIGKSTTTQNLVAGLAEIGKKVMIVGCDPKADSTRLILHAKAQNSIMQMAADAGSVEDLELEDVLKVGYRDIKCVESGGPEPGVGCAGRGVITAINFLEEEGAYTEDLDFVFYDVLGDVVCGGFAMPIRENKAQEIYIVCSGEMMAMYAANNIAKGIVKYANSGGVRLAGLICNSRQTAREDELIMELAAKMGTHMIHFVPRDNVVQRAEIRRMTVIEYEPQAKQAQEYRDLATKIINNTNLVIPTPITMDELEDLLMEFGVMEEVDESVVGITAAAEASA
- the nifD gene encoding nitrogenase molybdenum-iron protein alpha chain; protein product: MAAMTREETEALIQEVLEVYPEKAKADRAKHLAVNDQSLEKSNKCITSNRKSLPGTMTIRGCAYAGSKGVVWGPIKDMIHISHGPVGCGQYSRAGRRNYYVGTTGVNTFGTMNFTSDFTEKDIVFGGDKKLAKCIDEIELLFPLNKGISIQSECPIGLIGDDIEAVSKVKNKEYNKTIVPVRCEGFRGVSQSLGHHIANDAIRDWVLENRDGDESFPTTPYDVAVIGDYNIGGDAWASRTLLEEMGLRVVAQWSGDGTIAEIEKTPKVKLNLIHCYRSMNYIARHMEEKYNIPWIEYNFFGPTKIAESLRRIAAHFDDTIKEGAERVIARYESEYNAVIAKYKPRLEGKRVMLYIGGLRPRHVIGAYEDLGMEVVGTGYEFGHNDDYDRTIKEMGNATLLYDDVTGYEFEEFVKRVQPDLVGSGIKEKYIFQKMGVPFRQMHSWDYSGPYHGYDGFAIFARDMDMTINNPCWKSFKAPWKTEATESEPVKAVA
- the nifK gene encoding nitrogenase molybdenum-iron protein subunit beta, whose translation is MSQQVDNIQPSYPLFRTDEYKENLANKREQYEERHPQDQIDEVFQWTTTQEYQDLNFQREAITVNPAKACQPLGAVLCALGFEKTMPYVHGSQGCVAYFRTYFNRHFKEPISCVSDSMTEDAAVFGGQKNMFAGLENAKALYKPTMIAVSTTCMAEVIGDDLNAFINNAKKEGHVDQDYPVPFAHTPSFVGSHTTGWDNMFEGIARYFTLEKGMMPEGKYEVGSNNKINLVPGFETYLGNFRVIHRMLNEMGVDHTLLSDPTEVLDTPADGHFNMYAGGTTIDEVTDAPNAITTILLQPWQLEKTKKFVENSWKHDAPKLNIPMGLEWTDQFLMKISELTGKPIPKSLEVERGRYVDMMTDSHAWLHGKKFALYGDADFALGMTKFLLEMGAEVTDVLVNHANKRYKKAVEEVLKASPYGQTATVHIGKDLWHFRSLMFTNKPDFMIGNSYGKFIQRDTFYKGEEFEVPLIRVGFPIFDRHHLHRMTTLGYEGGMYLLTTIVNALLEQLDKETKGMGTTDYNYDLIR